The DNA region AAGTGATGCTTTTGCTGTTGCAGACCATCAAATTGCCCATGTGTATTGTAAAAATGACAAGGATATTGATAAGGTAGCTACATTGATAAAAGCAGTTGAAGGTGTAGAGAAAGTGTTATATGGTGAAGATTTAAAGGACTACTATATTGATCACGACCGCTGTGGTGATATTGTAGTAGTAGCAGATAAAGACTCATGGTTTACTTATTATTTTTGGTTGGATGATGCCAAGGCACCTGACTATGCCAGAATGGTAGATATTCATAAAAAACCGGGGTATGACCCTGTTGAAATGATGACCGATCCAAAAGATAAGTTGGTTATGGCAAAAGTTGTTGGAAAGCTCATAAAGAAAAAAATGGGCTTTAGAACGGTAATGGATATTATACCAATAGATGCCACTTTAATAAAGGGTTCTCATGGTCGTATAACAGAAGACGTTGAAGACTATCCAATTTTTATAAGTAATCATAGCTTTGGTAAGAAGAATCAAACTATTAGTGCAATACAGGTACGTGATCTTATTGAAGATCACCTATTAAACTGAATTTAGATGAATGTATTATTTAAAACATTAGGATTTGTATTTGCAATTTTATTTGCGATAGGCGCAGTGTTACAGTACAATGATCCAGATTCTTTACATTGGATCATCGTGTATGGTATAGCGGCCTTAGTGTCGTTGTTATTTGCATTGAAAAAAGTTAAATTTGTTGTGCCGCTGGTATTGGGGGTGTTTGCTTTTATAGGTTTTGTTTATTTGTATCCGTCAGATTTTCAAGGTTTTGATTTAAATGATGGAGATATTAAAACAGTTGAATTGGGAAGGGAAGCTTTTGGGTTATTGATAATTTCGGTAGTTCTTTTAGTATTCGCTTTTAGAATAAAGAGAACGCTATAGATCTAAATCGAACTCTTGTCTCAATAAATCAATCACAGGGTTTTTCTCTCTTAGTTTTTCGTATTTTTCTTCAGGAGTAAATGCAAATTTCTTTGCCGTTGTTTCATTCACCGTAATGTCTAGGTGTACGAAGTGATTGTTTAATTTGGCACGTAAATATTCCATTAGCTCAAACTGTTCGCGCTCAATCTCCTTTTTCATTGTACTGTTAGGAAGCTCAATATGAATTTTAAAATCTTCCTTAAGTTTTGGGACATCGGTGTGTAAGTTTGATGCTAAAATTTTCTGCCCTTTTTTATCTATAATTTCTATAAAATCAGCCCAATGCTTGCGTAAATCTTCTTCGGTAAAATTTTCTCTTGGTAGATTTTTTTCATCGATAACAACCTCAATTCTGTTGAGTTCGTGCTGTTTTTTGGCGTTTAGACTTTTAATTGAAAGACCTGATACCCTTTTGGTGGGACGATTGATTTTAATCTTTTTATCATCCTTTATATCGTTCGTTTCCGGCGTATTAAGTGGCTCCGGTTTCTTTTCTTCTAATTTAACTTGTGGGTTTGAAACTACATTAGTTTCTTCTGTACTAGTGTGATCAGTAGTAGCCGCTGTTTTTGTTTCAGAAGAAATACTATCTTTTGCCGGTTCTGCTTTGGTGCTTACCGTTTCGGTATTATTATTTTCAACAGGTTTCTCTATAGTCTGGTTTGAAGAACTAGCAACTTTTGGAATCTGTTTGTAAAATACTGAAGGAGCAATAAAATCAATGGTCTTATTTTGAAGTGCTACTGATTCAGGATTTTTTTTTTCTCCATCAAAATCGATAGAGGCAAGTTTCATAAGTGTCAATTCAACTAGAAGGCGTTGATTTTTACTTGTTTTGTACTTTAAATCACAATCATTTGCAATATTCAGCCCTTGTAATAAAAAGGAAGGAGATGTCCTTTTACTTTGTTCTCTATATAATTGTTGGGCTTCTTCGCCTACCTCTAATAAAGTAATAGTGTCTGGGTGTTGACATACCATCAAATCTCTAAAATGAGATGCTAAACCAGATATAAAATGGTGTCCGTCAAAACCTAAAGACAATGTTTTATTAAAAAGTAAAAGTAGATTTGGAATCTTATGTTCCAATATTAGATCAGTGGCTTCAAAATAAGTATCGTAATCTAAAACGTTCAAGTTTTCTGTAACTGCTTTACGTGTTAAATTAGATCCAGAAAAGCTAACCACTCTATCAAAAATGGACAAGGCATCTCTCATGGCACCATCAGCTTTTTGGGCTATAATATGTAGTGCATCATCTTCCGCATTTATTCCTTGATTTTCTGCTATATATTTTAAGTATTCAGCGGCATCTTTAACCGTAATTCTTTTGAAATCGAATATTTGACATCTAGAAAGAATAGTAGGTATAATTTTATGCTTTTCTGTGGTTGCTAGTATAAAAATAGCATGCTTTGGCGGTTCTTCTAATGTTTTAAGAAAAGCATTAAAAGCCGATTGAGATAGCATATGCACCTCATCAATGATATAAACTTTGTATTTACCTACTTGTGGCGGTATGCGTACTTGGTCAATTAAATTTCTAATATCGTCCACAGAGTTGTTGGAAGCGGCATCCAACTCAAAAATATTGAAAGCAAAATCTTCATTCTCCTGTTCTGTGCCATCAGAATTTATTTGCTTTGCCAAAATACGTGCGCAAGTTGTTTTACCTACACCTCTAGGACCACAGAATAAAAGCGCTTGAGCTAAATGATTTTGGTCAATGGCATTTTGTAAAGTATTGGTTATAGATTGTTGACCTACAACATCTTTAAATGTTTGAGGTCTATACTTACGTGCCGATACGATAAAAGGTTCCAAAATGCTACTCTCGTTTATTCTATTACAAATATAAATATAGCTTGGAATACTTACGAGAATTAAGGTTACAGATCATCTTTAGTTATCAACAATTGCAGTACATTTGCGCAAAGCAGACCGCCTTATCGCTGCCAAGCAATTGGGAGAGGAAAGTCCGGACACCATAGTGCAGTATAGCGGGTAACGCCCGTCCGTTGAAAAGCGAGGACAAGTGCAACAGAAAGCAAGTACAGTTAGGCTGTAGTGAAACCAGGTAAACTCTATACGGTGAAACGTCATGTAAATCGGTGTTTAAGGGCTGCACGCCCAAGCCGAAGGGTAGGCGGTTAGAGTACTGGGGTAACCCTTTACCTAGATAAATGATAAGGAGTTCTAATGATTTTAGGATACAGAATCCGGCTTATGGTCTGCTTTTTTATTTTGTTATTTTTCAAAAAAACTAAAAACACTACCACCATATTTTCGTGAGTTTTTGTAGAAAGGTAATTCTGCTAAGCTGGTGCGGTTAGAGTGTTCAATAATTAATACACCGTCTTCTAATAAAAGGTCGTTTTCAAAGACCAACTGAGGTAATTTTTCAAAATCGGTAAATTCCATATCGTAAAATGGATCGGCAAAGATGATATCGAATTTTTCGGTATTTCGCTGTAAAAAACTAAAGACATCGCTCTTTAAAGTTCTAATGTTCATATCTAATAGGGAAACCGTCTTGTCTATAAAATCTATACAACCACCATGGGCATCAACGGCAAGTACATCATCTACGCCTCTAGATGAAAACTCGTAACTGATGTTTCCGGTACCGGTAAAAAGATCTAAAACCTTCAAATCAGGAAAGTAGTAAGAATTGTTCAAAATATTGAACAAGCTTTCTTTGGCCATGTCTTTGGTAGGTCTTACAGGTAATTTTTTAGGGGCTATTAAGTTACGACCTTTGTGCTTTCCTGAAATTATTCGCATTATATAGTATTAATGAGCGTGAAGTCTATAGAACTGGAAGATGGTTCTCCAAGTTTTATTAATTGTTGGGTTGAGGGAGCGAAAATGCTAATATGTTGTATATAATTGTAACATAATTTAAAAGTTGCATCATCTTCTTCAATATCTCCAAAAAGTTTTACAATTGCTGTTTTAGGGTCTAACTCCAGCTGTTCTAAAACAAATAACAGGTAATAGGCAAAATCTTCTTTGGTGTCGTATTTAAAGCTGTTGTAAAGCATTAATTTACGTTGGTTCAAAACCGTAATGTCCAGCTGATCTTTGCTAACATGTACAAAGCATGTAGTTTCTTGGTTTTGTGTTTGGTTGTTCATTAAAGATTGTAGCAGTACCGTGCCATTATGCATATAGTGGAATTCACCGAAAAGATCATAAATATAATTGTTGATATTTACGTAAGGCACATATACAATTACTAGATCGTGATTTTCAACTTCGTCATAAGCCAAAATATCATTTGCCAAAATTTTGGTGTTGAACTTTAAGTACTCGTATAAATTATCGGCATTGAACAATGATTTAGGAACTAAACCAAAGAGGGTGTTTCTATGAACTGTAACCACCTCGTCAAACTGCATATTTTCTATATCATGTTTCAGAAATAATTTATGCAGTTCATCCTTTGCTTCCATAGGGTTTTTTTCAAATGCGAAATCAACCCTATCAGATAGCAATAATTTTTGCGAAACAGTATCTGCCACACAAAAAGAAAGTCCATTCAAGCTAACCTGAATGGACAATTTCTTAAAATTTTTATCCGCTATATTTAAGCTATTATTTCTTCTCCTTTTTGTCATAAATAGCAGGCCAGTTACCAGTTGTGCTAACATCTTCAAGAGAACCTACTTTAATAGACGGTCCATTAACCTCTTCTACACTTAATGCGGCTTTTTCACGAGCCAATAAATCTTTGGGCTGATCGTATAGTACTACTTCCTTGTCAACTTTAGCTTCAAAAACAGGGGCTTTATAGCCACTCTTTTCTACAAAGGCAGATTTCATTGTAAATTTTTCTCCGTTTGCAGCTGTAGGTACTTCCATTAAGCTTTTATATCTGGTATCTGCTTTAAAAAGAGAATCTTTTACAGAAACAAAACCCAATGTATCAATAATTTTCACCTCTCTTAACATGTCAATACCGTAAGCTTTATCGAACTCCATAAATGAAGAATCTCTTTGCTGTGTAATTACATATTTACCGGTATCGATAAAACGAATAAGACTATTGAAATCATTTGCATACTTGCCATTAACAGTTTTGTAAGCCTCTTGCGAATTTCTAATATCCTTTAGCTTAGCAATAACTTGTGCAAAACGCTCTTCTTTTACCTCTTTAAATTTGATTGGTCCGGTAATGGAGTTGTAAATAAAGTATCCTAAAGCGATACATCCAATCCAAAGTACAATTTGTATTACGGTCTTCATTTCGTATGTGTTATTTTTATTTAGTGGTCTTCACAAATCTACAATTTTTTTTTAATGGTAAAAGTTTTTAGCCTAAAAATCATCTTTATCTTTGGGGGCTCATGAAACCAATAACACCCGCTTCTTTCTATACTATACTAGAAAACAAATTTCCTCATTCACCAACTGCCACACAATCAGTGGCTTTGCAAAAATTGGCAGAATTCACACTGTCAACAGTTAAAGATGAAGTTTTTTTATTAAAAGGCTATGCCGGTACCGGAAAAACTACTTTAATTGGCACTTTGGTCAATAGTTTGTGGAAAGTTCAAAAGAAAGCTGTGTTAATGGCTCCTACTGGTAGGGCTGCAAAAGTGATGTCCAACTATTCGAATACGCAGGCATTTACCATTCACAGAAAAATATATTTCCCGAAAAAGCAAAGTGGTGGTGGAGTTCAATTTGTGTTGGCACCTAATAAACATAGAGATACTTTGTTTATAGTGGATGAGGCTTCAATGATTCCCGATACCGCTGCAGATTCAAAGTTATTTGAAAACGGTTCTCTTTTAGATGACTTAATGATGTTCGTTTATTCAGGACATAAGTGCAAGTTGTTGCTAATAGGTGATACGGCACAATTACCACCCGTTCATTTGGTGTTGAGTCCGGCGTTAGATGGTAACAAACTTTCCTTAAATTATAATAAAGAGGTCGTTAGGTTAGAACTAAGCGAAGTGGTAAGACAAGCGGGAGATTCTGGTATATTGGCGAACGCTACATTATTGCGAGAGCAACTGCAAAGCGATTTTTTTGAAGATTTTAAATTTGATGTAGACCCCTTTACAGATATTGTAAGATTAATAGATGGCAATGAAATACAGGAAGCCATAGATAGTTCGTATGCGGAAAACGGAAAAGAGGAGACGGCATTTATAGTTAGGTCAAATAAGCGAGCAAACTTATACAATCAGAATATACGCGAACGTATTCTTTATCTAGAGAATGATATTGCCGTTGGTGATTTTATGATGGTGGTAAAAAATAATTACTATTGGTTAAAGCCAAGCTCTGAAGCTGGATTTATAGCTAATGGAGATATTATTGAAATACTGGAAATATTCGATATCAAAGAAATTTATACTTTCAAATTTGCCGAAGTAAAGGTGAAAATGGTAGATTACCCCAACATGGCGCCATTTGAAACGGTATTGTTGTTAGATACTATAACAGCGGAATCTCCTTCACTATCCTATGAAGACGGCAATAGGCTTTATCAAGAAGTAATGAAGGATTTTGCCCATGAAACTTCAAAGTATAAGAAATTTTTAGGGGTAAAGAATAATAAATACTTTAACGGTTTACAAGTTAAATTCTCATACGCTATTACATGCCATAAATCTCAAGGTGGGCAATGGAATACTGTATTTGTAGAACAACCTTATTTGCCAAATGGTATTGATAAGGAATATTTAAGATGGTTATATACAGCGGTAACCAGAGCGAAGAATAAATTGTACCTTATAGGTTTTAAAGATGATTTTTTTCTTGATTAAGAAAAGATTATTTTAGTATTTATGGACACGGAAAAGGAGTCTTTTCCATAGTGAAATCAACATGACAACCGATACGATTTTAAGCATTTTTTTAGGGGTAGGATTAGCAGCATCTGTTGGGTTCAGGGTGTTTTTACCATTGTTTGCATTAAGTTTGGCATCTTATTTTGGAGTATGGGAACTAAATGATAATTGGCAATGGATAGGTAGTCTAGTTGCCGTATTGACATTGGGCGTGGCAACCTTACTTGAAATTTTTGCCTACTTTATTCCTTGGTTCGATAATTTACTGGATAGTATAGCCGTACCATTGGCAGCAATAGCGGGTACTGCCGTAATGGTATCTACAGTGGCTGATCTAGATCCCGTAATAACGTGGTCATTGGCAATTATTGCGGGCGGTGGTACCGCAACAGCAATTAAGGGTGCTGGTGCCACGGGGAGATTGGCATCCACAGCTACCACCGGAGGTCTGGCCAACCCGGTAATTACTACCGTTGAAACAGGTACTGCCGCAGTAGTGTCCGTTGCCTCGATATTTGCACCTATATTAGCAGCCGTTTTGGTCATTATCATATTAGTGATCATTTTTAGGATTTACAGAAAATTACGACCAAAGGCTAATACTTAAAATATATTTAGTTGAAAAAAATAGCAATGATTCCTGCCCGCTATGCGGCATCGAGATTTCCTGCAAAATTAATGCAGGATTTGGCTGGCAAACCGGTCATTTTAAGAACTTACCAAGCTGCAGTACATACAAAGCTTTTTGATGAAGTTTATGTGGTTACCGATAGCCAGGTTATTTATGATACCATTGTAAGGGAAGGTGGTTTGGCTATCATGAGTGTTAAGGAACATGATTGTGGCAGCGATCGTATTGCCGAGGCAGTAATGCAAATGGACGTTGATATTATTGTAAATGTACAAGGCGATGAACCATTTACAGATCGTGAAAGTCTTGAGGGTGTAATACAGGTGTTTGAAGATGACGTTCATAAAGAAATTGACTTAGCATCGTTAATGGTTAAAATCACAGATGAGGAGGAAATTAATAATCCAAATACGGTAAAGGTAATCGTAGATAATAGGGATTTTGCACTGTATTTTTCAAGATCGCCAATACCTTATCCAAGAGCAAAAAACAAGGATACTGTCTATTATAAGCACAAAGGTATTTACGCTTTTAGAAAAAGTGCTTTGATGGATTTTCAACGACTGCCAATGCTTCAATTAGAGGCTACCGAAAAAATTGAGGCTATACGTTATTTGGAATATGGTAAAAAAATAAAAATGGTAGAAACCAATGTTCAGGGCATAGAAATAGATACACCTGAAGACTTAAAGAAAGCGCAGAAGGCATGGAAATAAATTTTGATGGAATTAATGTAATTGGTTTTGATGCAGATGATACCCTATGGGTAAACGAAACTTATTTTAGGGATACTGAAGATAAATTTGGCGATCTTTTAGAGAAGTATGAAACTAAGAATAAAATAGATCAAGAGCTTTTTAGAACTGAGATTAAAAATTTGGACCTTTACGGTTACGGCATAAAAGGATTTGTACTTTCTATGATCGAATGTGCGTTGGAGCTTTCAAATAATCAAGTTGCTCCTAAAACGGTAAGAGCACTTTTGGATTTAGGTAAAGAAATGATAACACAACCCGTTGAATTATTAGAAGGGGTGGAAGAAGTACTTCAAAGTTTAAAGGACAAATATCGTTTAATTGTACTGACCAAAGGTGATCTCTTGGATCAAGAGCGTAAATTGGAGCGGTCAGGTTTATCAGAATATTTTCACCATGTAGAAGTATTAAGTGATAAGAAAGAGAAAAACTATAGTGATTTATTAGAGCACTTACAAATAGAACCGGACGAGTTTTTAATGATCGGAAACTCTTTAAAGTCAGACGTATTGCCACTTGTGAATATTGGAGCAAGAGCGGTTCATATACCTTTTCATACCACATGGCAGCATGAAGAAGTAACGGAGGTTGTAGATAATAATGGTTATATGACAATGTCTACTTTGACCGATGTACTGAAATACGTTTAATGAAAATGCAGGTGAACAAACAGATGGCAAAGAGCAATATACCGACCAAAGCATCACAAGAATTCCGTAATTTTCCTATGGTACCTAGAGTGGTCTATGGTGTAGGTAGTTTTGATACTCTTGGAGATATTTTGATGCCAAAGAGAAAACATTCTGAAGCACCAATGATATATTTGGTTGATGATGTTTTTGAAAATACAGAATTGATTAATAGAATACCTAGTATATTTTGTGATCAAATTATTCTTATTTCAGCCAATGAAGAACCAAAAACAGAGCAAGTAGATGCATTGGTTTCTATGATTAAGGAAAAGTTTACAGAGCTTCCTTCCGGTATTATAGGTATTGGGGGCGGTACACTTTTGGATTTGGCAAAGGCTGTAGCGATTATGCTCACTAATAAAGGGAGTGCATCAGATTATCAAGGGTGGGATTTGGTGAATAAGCAATCAATCTATCATGTAGGTATTCCCACAATTAGTGGTACAGGAGCTGAAGTTTCAAGAACTACGGTTTTAATGGGCCCCGAAAAGAAGTTGGGAATCAATTCAGATTACACCACTTTTGATCAAGTAATTCTAGATCCGGATTTAACCGTAGGTATTCCTAAGGAGCAATGGTTTTATACAGGGATGGATTGCTTTATTCATTGTATAGAATCACTTAATGGTACTTTTTTAAATGCATTTAGTAAAAGCTATGGCGAAAAGTCTTTAGAACTTTGCAAAGAAGTGTTTTTAAAAGATATCGAAGCATCCGATAGTAGAGAAAAATTAATGATGGCATCGTGGCATGGTGGTATGAGTATAGCTTATTCCCAAGTAGGCGTTGCACATGCCATGAGTTATGGTCTAGGTTATGTTTTAGGAGTAAAGCACGGAATAGGAAATTGCTTGGTTTTTCAATATTTAGAAGAGTTTTATCCTGAAGGAGTACAGTTGTTCAATGCAATGTTGGAAAAGCATAATATAGTATTACCAAAAGGAATTTGCTCTAAATTGACTGATTCGGAAATGAATACAATGGTTACGGTTGCTTTAGGTATGGCGCCACTTTGGGAAAATGCCCTAGGAGCGCAGTGGAAAACTATTATCACCCCAGAAAAGCTTAAGGCTATTTATCAAAAAATATAGTCTCATTTAAATTACCTCTTACATTATAATATGAGGCTTTGCCAAATAGGCAGGTCAATACCCAAGTAATATGCAGCAAATAGCAAAATTCATTTATTTTAAATTATTAGGGTGGAAGCTAAATGGAGTTTTTCCATCACATTTAGATAAGTTTGTCGCCATCGTAGTGCCACACACCAGTTGGTGGGATTTTTTATTGGGGTTGTTGATACGAGCGGTTTGGCAAGAAGAGATAAACTATGTAGGTAAGAAGAGTCTGTTTAAAGCTCCTTTCGGTTGGTTTTTTAGGTGGACAGGTGGTGCGCCAATTGATCGCACAAAAAATAGTGATACTGTGAAGGCAACAGCACATATATTTAGTGAACGGAAAAAATTTAGATTGGCACTATCTCCGGAAGGCACCCGAAAAAAAGTTGAAAAATGGAAGACTGGCTTTTATTATATAGCCAAAACTGCAAATGTGCCTATCGTTTTAGTTGCTTTTGATTATGGTAAGAAAGAGAT from Maribacter dokdonensis DSW-8 includes:
- a CDS encoding DNA polymerase III subunit gamma/tau; the protein is MEPFIVSARKYRPQTFKDVVGQQSITNTLQNAIDQNHLAQALLFCGPRGVGKTTCARILAKQINSDGTEQENEDFAFNIFELDAASNNSVDDIRNLIDQVRIPPQVGKYKVYIIDEVHMLSQSAFNAFLKTLEEPPKHAIFILATTEKHKIIPTILSRCQIFDFKRITVKDAAEYLKYIAENQGINAEDDALHIIAQKADGAMRDALSIFDRVVSFSGSNLTRKAVTENLNVLDYDTYFEATDLILEHKIPNLLLLFNKTLSLGFDGHHFISGLASHFRDLMVCQHPDTITLLEVGEEAQQLYREQSKRTSPSFLLQGLNIANDCDLKYKTSKNQRLLVELTLMKLASIDFDGEKKNPESVALQNKTIDFIAPSVFYKQIPKVASSSNQTIEKPVENNNTETVSTKAEPAKDSISSETKTAATTDHTSTEETNVVSNPQVKLEEKKPEPLNTPETNDIKDDKKIKINRPTKRVSGLSIKSLNAKKQHELNRIEVVIDEKNLPRENFTEEDLRKHWADFIEIIDKKGQKILASNLHTDVPKLKEDFKIHIELPNSTMKKEIEREQFELMEYLRAKLNNHFVHLDITVNETTAKKFAFTPEEKYEKLREKNPVIDLLRQEFDLDL
- a CDS encoding ATP-dependent DNA helicase yields the protein MKPITPASFYTILENKFPHSPTATQSVALQKLAEFTLSTVKDEVFLLKGYAGTGKTTLIGTLVNSLWKVQKKAVLMAPTGRAAKVMSNYSNTQAFTIHRKIYFPKKQSGGGVQFVLAPNKHRDTLFIVDEASMIPDTAADSKLFENGSLLDDLMMFVYSGHKCKLLLIGDTAQLPPVHLVLSPALDGNKLSLNYNKEVVRLELSEVVRQAGDSGILANATLLREQLQSDFFEDFKFDVDPFTDIVRLIDGNEIQEAIDSSYAENGKEETAFIVRSNKRANLYNQNIRERILYLENDIAVGDFMMVVKNNYYWLKPSSEAGFIANGDIIEILEIFDIKEIYTFKFAEVKVKMVDYPNMAPFETVLLLDTITAESPSLSYEDGNRLYQEVMKDFAHETSKYKKFLGVKNNKYFNGLQVKFSYAITCHKSQGGQWNTVFVEQPYLPNGIDKEYLRWLYTAVTRAKNKLYLIGFKDDFFLD
- a CDS encoding HAD family hydrolase; the encoded protein is MEINFDGINVIGFDADDTLWVNETYFRDTEDKFGDLLEKYETKNKIDQELFRTEIKNLDLYGYGIKGFVLSMIECALELSNNQVAPKTVRALLDLGKEMITQPVELLEGVEEVLQSLKDKYRLIVLTKGDLLDQERKLERSGLSEYFHHVEVLSDKKEKNYSDLLEHLQIEPDEFLMIGNSLKSDVLPLVNIGARAVHIPFHTTWQHEEVTEVVDNNGYMTMSTLTDVLKYV
- a CDS encoding DUF4126 domain-containing protein, producing the protein MTTDTILSIFLGVGLAASVGFRVFLPLFALSLASYFGVWELNDNWQWIGSLVAVLTLGVATLLEIFAYFIPWFDNLLDSIAVPLAAIAGTAVMVSTVADLDPVITWSLAIIAGGGTATAIKGAGATGRLASTATTGGLANPVITTVETGTAAVVSVASIFAPILAAVLVIIILVIIFRIYRKLRPKANT
- the kdsB gene encoding 3-deoxy-manno-octulosonate cytidylyltransferase translates to MIPARYAASRFPAKLMQDLAGKPVILRTYQAAVHTKLFDEVYVVTDSQVIYDTIVREGGLAIMSVKEHDCGSDRIAEAVMQMDVDIIVNVQGDEPFTDRESLEGVIQVFEDDVHKEIDLASLMVKITDEEEINNPNTVKVIVDNRDFALYFSRSPIPYPRAKNKDTVYYKHKGIYAFRKSALMDFQRLPMLQLEATEKIEAIRYLEYGKKIKMVETNVQGIEIDTPEDLKKAQKAWK
- a CDS encoding DUF3822 family protein, which codes for MTKRRRNNSLNIADKNFKKLSIQVSLNGLSFCVADTVSQKLLLSDRVDFAFEKNPMEAKDELHKLFLKHDIENMQFDEVVTVHRNTLFGLVPKSLFNADNLYEYLKFNTKILANDILAYDEVENHDLVIVYVPYVNINNYIYDLFGEFHYMHNGTVLLQSLMNNQTQNQETTCFVHVSKDQLDITVLNQRKLMLYNSFKYDTKEDFAYYLLFVLEQLELDPKTAIVKLFGDIEEDDATFKLCYNYIQHISIFAPSTQQLIKLGEPSSSSIDFTLINTI
- a CDS encoding iron-containing alcohol dehydrogenase family protein; its protein translation is MAKSNIPTKASQEFRNFPMVPRVVYGVGSFDTLGDILMPKRKHSEAPMIYLVDDVFENTELINRIPSIFCDQIILISANEEPKTEQVDALVSMIKEKFTELPSGIIGIGGGTLLDLAKAVAIMLTNKGSASDYQGWDLVNKQSIYHVGIPTISGTGAEVSRTTVLMGPEKKLGINSDYTTFDQVILDPDLTVGIPKEQWFYTGMDCFIHCIESLNGTFLNAFSKSYGEKSLELCKEVFLKDIEASDSREKLMMASWHGGMSIAYSQVGVAHAMSYGLGYVLGVKHGIGNCLVFQYLEEFYPEGVQLFNAMLEKHNIVLPKGICSKLTDSEMNTMVTVALGMAPLWENALGAQWKTIITPEKLKAIYQKI
- a CDS encoding transmembrane 220 family protein: MNVLFKTLGFVFAILFAIGAVLQYNDPDSLHWIIVYGIAALVSLLFALKKVKFVVPLVLGVFAFIGFVYLYPSDFQGFDLNDGDIKTVELGREAFGLLIISVVLLVFAFRIKRTL
- a CDS encoding RsmD family RNA methyltransferase, which codes for MRIISGKHKGRNLIAPKKLPVRPTKDMAKESLFNILNNSYYFPDLKVLDLFTGTGNISYEFSSRGVDDVLAVDAHGGCIDFIDKTVSLLDMNIRTLKSDVFSFLQRNTEKFDIIFADPFYDMEFTDFEKLPQLVFENDLLLEDGVLIIEHSNRTSLAELPFYKNSRKYGGSVFSFFEK
- a CDS encoding 1-acyl-sn-glycerol-3-phosphate acyltransferase is translated as MQQIAKFIYFKLLGWKLNGVFPSHLDKFVAIVVPHTSWWDFLLGLLIRAVWQEEINYVGKKSLFKAPFGWFFRWTGGAPIDRTKNSDTVKATAHIFSERKKFRLALSPEGTRKKVEKWKTGFYYIAKTANVPIVLVAFDYGKKEIKLSGPMTPTEDKEADFKQYHAFFDGVEGKYV